One window of the Carnobacterium maltaromaticum DSM 20342 genome contains the following:
- a CDS encoding glycoside hydrolase family 3 N-terminal domain-containing protein, whose amino-acid sequence MQTAELEGLLSQMTREEKVTQLLQLAAGFYIDLDAVTGPIEEMGLTEEMIENAGTVLGISGAEDVIRTQKSYLEKNRLGIPLIFMADVIHGYKTIFPIPLALGSSWNTELAEETARIAALESAVSGLHVTFSPMVDLVRDPRWGRVMESTGEDAFLNAELAKAFVRGYQGTDLKNDFERVAACVKHFAAYGAPIAGREYNTVNMSERQLRESYLPGYKAALDEGAKLVMTAFNTVDGVPATANKWLMRDLLRNEWDFNGVLISDWGAVKELVPHGVAADEKEAAILALNASVDIEMMTMCYMDTLEASIEAGEIEEALVDEAVLRILNLKNDLGLFENPYRGADAEKEKAVVLSEEHRSLARKAAEESIVLLKNEGVLPLKQNQKIALIGPGAESKDILGAWAWQGESEKAISLAEGLAQHVPAEQLLIAKGCDILSGTQAEIDAAVAVAKEADVIVLALGENSDMSGEAASRSDIRLPKIQLELLAQLKSVGKPIIVTLFNGRPLDIHELEVAGIVEAWFPGTEGGAALANILMGAVNPSAKLSMSFPYNVGQVPVYYNPDNTGRPELGRSVDEKYVSKYLDSPNEALYPFGFGLSYTSFSYSDMTLSATELKDSETLTVEVTVKNSGKYAGKEIVQLYLRDIVGEVVRPVKELKGYQKIELAAGAEKTVSFTVTEEQLRYVHQDCSFSSDSGVFEVMVGPSSAEVQSARFKLIK is encoded by the coding sequence AGAGATGATTGAAAATGCTGGAACCGTTTTAGGGATTTCTGGCGCAGAAGATGTTATTCGGACGCAAAAAAGTTATTTAGAAAAAAATCGCTTAGGCATTCCGTTAATTTTTATGGCTGATGTGATTCATGGCTATAAAACTATTTTCCCGATTCCGCTAGCTTTAGGGAGTTCTTGGAATACTGAATTAGCAGAAGAAACGGCTCGAATTGCTGCTTTAGAATCAGCAGTATCAGGTTTGCATGTTACTTTTTCACCAATGGTTGATCTAGTACGTGATCCGCGTTGGGGTCGTGTTATGGAGTCCACTGGAGAGGATGCTTTTCTAAATGCTGAATTAGCAAAAGCTTTTGTGCGCGGCTATCAAGGAACGGATTTGAAAAATGATTTTGAACGAGTTGCTGCCTGTGTGAAGCATTTTGCTGCTTATGGCGCACCTATTGCTGGTCGAGAGTACAATACAGTGAATATGTCAGAAAGACAATTGAGAGAATCCTATTTGCCAGGCTACAAAGCCGCTTTAGATGAAGGTGCTAAGTTAGTGATGACGGCATTTAATACAGTGGATGGTGTTCCTGCAACAGCAAATAAATGGTTGATGCGTGATTTATTACGCAACGAGTGGGATTTCAATGGTGTTTTGATTTCTGATTGGGGTGCAGTGAAAGAATTAGTTCCTCATGGAGTCGCAGCAGATGAAAAAGAAGCGGCTATTTTAGCTTTAAATGCCAGTGTTGATATTGAGATGATGACAATGTGTTATATGGATACTTTGGAAGCCTCTATTGAGGCTGGAGAAATTGAAGAAGCTTTAGTCGATGAAGCCGTACTTCGCATTTTGAATTTGAAAAATGATTTAGGATTGTTTGAAAATCCTTATCGTGGGGCAGATGCAGAGAAAGAGAAAGCAGTAGTCTTGAGCGAAGAGCATCGTTCACTTGCTAGAAAAGCAGCTGAAGAATCGATTGTTCTTTTAAAAAATGAAGGGGTTCTACCTTTAAAACAAAATCAAAAAATTGCTTTAATCGGTCCGGGAGCAGAGTCAAAAGATATTTTAGGAGCATGGGCTTGGCAAGGAGAGTCTGAAAAGGCTATTTCATTAGCTGAAGGACTAGCTCAACATGTACCTGCTGAACAACTATTGATTGCAAAAGGCTGCGATATTTTAAGTGGTACTCAAGCCGAAATAGATGCTGCAGTTGCAGTCGCTAAAGAAGCAGATGTAATCGTCTTAGCTTTAGGTGAAAATTCAGATATGAGTGGTGAAGCGGCTAGCCGAAGTGATATCCGTTTACCAAAAATTCAATTAGAACTATTGGCACAACTGAAATCAGTAGGTAAACCGATTATTGTAACGTTATTTAATGGTCGTCCATTAGATATTCATGAATTAGAAGTTGCTGGGATTGTTGAAGCATGGTTCCCGGGAACAGAGGGCGGAGCAGCTTTAGCCAATATCTTAATGGGAGCAGTCAATCCATCGGCTAAACTAAGTATGTCGTTTCCTTACAATGTTGGTCAAGTTCCAGTTTATTATAATCCAGATAATACAGGACGCCCAGAATTAGGTCGATCAGTAGATGAAAAATATGTTTCTAAATATTTAGATAGTCCAAATGAAGCTCTCTATCCATTTGGCTTTGGACTAAGTTATACATCATTTTCATATTCAGATATGACCTTATCAGCTACTGAATTAAAAGATTCTGAGACATTAACAGTTGAAGTAACAGTCAAAAATAGCGGTAAATATGCAGGCAAAGAAATTGTGCAACTGTATTTACGAGATATTGTTGGAGAAGTCGTTCGTCCAGTTAAAGAGTTAAAAGGATATCAAAAAATTGAATTGGCTGCAGGTGCTGAAAAAACAGTGAGCTTTACAGTGACAGAAGAACAGTTACGTTATGTACATCAAGACTGCTCATTCAGTAGTGATAGCGGAGTATTTGAAGTAATGGTTGGCCCAAGTAGTGCTGAAGTTCAAAGTGCAAGATTTAAGTTAATCAAGTAA